A window from Primulina eburnea isolate SZY01 unplaced genomic scaffold, ASM2296580v1 ctg553_ERROPOS100000, whole genome shotgun sequence encodes these proteins:
- the LOC140821373 gene encoding LOW QUALITY PROTEIN: pentatricopeptide repeat-containing protein At1g74600, chloroplastic-like (The sequence of the model RefSeq protein was modified relative to this genomic sequence to represent the inferred CDS: inserted 1 base in 1 codon) has product MNGIKIHSPSYKSSLKLARKLFSSIASPDNRLIEATTNYIKADPVDLLANPTNFRRLTLTESKTTHALFLKTCVLYSNIYVANNLIDSYSECGRVDYALDLFVNXNVVTWNLVISGFNKNSCYDDSWRVFCQMHVLGVEFDEFTYSSIFAACGALDTVVCGEQVYAHVIKNGFFFNDYVRTGAIDLFTRRCRVKDALRVLYDVDCENVVCWNAVVSGAVKNEDNRLALEIFRQICWHASIAPNSFTFASVLTGSATLRELDFGKSIHGLTIKCGTGTDVFVGTAIVDLYAKCGAICDAVKQFNLMPLRNVISWTAIISGFVENGDSASAVWVLDEMRKKGEDINSYTISSVLSACAYPDMFKEAKQIHCWILKIGFYSNAVVKASLISMYSKLGAIDLSEIAFAETDNLKMVGIWANMISAFVRNQSYDKAIILFHRMVQEGVTPDKFSASSILSIIDDLSLGRQLHGYIHKTGLQFDLSVGSSILTMYSKCGNLEESLEAFEQLERRDIVSWTSMIAGFAEHGSADNAVTLFREMRFEEYIPDVTILNAVLTACSDLRSMKLGKEIHGFSLRRGFQDHFILGGALVNMYSKCGDLNAARIVFHRMPFKDQVSWSSLISGFAQRGHIEEVFQLFRDMLLSELSIDTFTFSSILWALANLNRPAIGTQVHVHAIKTGLESEASVGSALVLMYSKCGSICDSITVFQQIKNPDLFSFTTMIASYAQHGKGSEALEIYELMKRSGIEPDDVTFVGILSACSQSGLVEEAYFHLNSMIKDHGLEPGNKHYTCMVDLLGRAGRLAEAERFIVNMPIEPDSLVWEILLAACRVHGNHDLSKLAAGKIMELQQSDAGAYISIANILADVGRWEQVLKIRGSMKETGMKKEPGWSYV; this is encoded by the exons ATGAATGGCATCAAAATTCATTCACCGAGCTACAAAAGTTCGTTAAAGTTGGCCCGTAAGCTCTTTTCCTCCATTGCCTCGCCTGATAATCGTTTGATCGAAGCAACCACCAATTACATTAAGGCCGACCCAGTTGACTTGCTCGCGAATCCCACCAATTTCAGGCGTTTAACACTGACAGAATCCAAAACAACACATGCCCTTTTCCTAAAAACATGCGTACTGTACTCCAATATCTATGTAGCCAACAATTTGATCGATTCTTATTCAGAATGTGGTCGAGTGGATTATGCTCTGGATCTGTTTGTGA CAAATGTAGTAACGTGGAATTTGGTGATCTCGGGGTTTAATAAGAATTCATGTTATGATGATTCTTGGAGGGTTTTTTGTCAAATGCATGTTTTAGGAGTAGAATTTGATGAGTTTACTTATAGCAGTATTTTTGCTGCATGCGGGGCATTAGACACTGTGGTCTGTGGAGAGCAGGTTTATGCTCATGTTATTAAAAATGGATTCTTTTTCAATGATTATGTGAGGACCGGAGCCATAGATTTGTTTACGAGAAGATGCAGAGTTAAGGATGCTCTGAGAGTGCTTTATGATGTTGACTGTGAGAATGTGGTTTGTTGGAATGCTGTGGTATCAGGAGCTGTAAAGAATGAGGATAATAGGTTAGCATTGGAAATTTTCAGGCAAATATGTTGGCATGCCTCTATAGCCCCGAATTCTTTTACATTTGCTAGTGTTTTGACTGGCAGTGCTACCCTCAGGGAGCTTGACTTTGGAAAAAGCATTCATGGACTAACAATCAAATGCGGCACAGGCACAGATGTTTTTGTGGGGACTGCTATTGTGGATTTGTATGCAAAATGTGGAGCTATTTGTGATGCGGTCAAGCAATTTAATCTCATGCCATTGCGGAATGTCATCTCTTGGACAGCAATCATCTCTGGTTTTGTCGAGAATGGTGATTCAGCTTCAGCTGTTTGGGTCCTCGATGAAATGCGTAAAAAGGGAGAGGATATAAATAGTTACACCATCTCAAGTGTTCTTTCTGCTTGTGCATATCCAGATATGTTTAAGGAAGCGAAACAGATCCATTGCTGGATTTTAAAAATAGGCTTCTACTCAAATGCAGTGGTGAAAGCATCTTTAATTTCCATGTACTCAAAACTTGGAGCCATTGATTTATCTGAAATAGCATTTGCAGAAACGGACAATCTGAAGATGGTGGGTATTTGGGCTAACATGATTTCAGCTTTTGTTCGTAACCAAAGTTATGATAAAGCGATCATTTTGTTTCATAGAATGGTCCAAGAGGGTGTTACGCCTGATAAATTCAGTGCATCCAGTATCTTGAGCATAATAGATGATCTATCTTTAGGGAGACAGCTACATGGGTATATTCACAAAACTGGTCTGCAGTTTGATTTGTCTGTTGGCAGTTCTATTCTCACAATGTATTCAAAATGTGGTAACTTAGAGGAGTCTCTTGAAGCTTTTGAGCAGCTTGAGAGGAGAGACATTGTTTCATGGACCTCTATGATTGCTGGTTTTGCAGAACATGGGTCTGCAGATAATGCTGTTACATTGTTTAGAGAGATGCGATTTGAGGAATACATTCCCGATGTGACGATTTTAAATGCAGTTCTAACAGCATGTTCTGATCTTCGTTCCATGAAGCTTGGTAAAGAAATTCATGGATTCTCACTTAGACGTGGATTTCAGGATCACTTTATCCTTGGTGGGGCATTAGTGAACATGTACTCCAAATGTGGTGATCTGAATGCGGCAAGGATTGTTTTTCATAGGATGCCCTTCAAAGATCAGGTTTCATGGTCCTCATTAATTTCAGGATTCGCCCAAAGAGGGCACATTGAGGAAGTTTTTCAGCTTTTTCGAGACATGCTTCTATCCGAATTAAGCATTGATACCTTCACGTTTTCATCTATTCTTTGGGCCCTCGCAAATTTGAACAGACCAGCCATCGGTACTCAGGTGCATGTGCATGCTATAAAAACGGGATTAGAATCAGAAGCGTCCGTTGGAAGTGCACTTGTCTTGATGTATTCAAAATGCGGAAGTATATGTGACTCTATCACAGTGTTTCAACAGATAAAAAATCCTGATTTGTTCAGCTTTACAACAATGATTGCAAGCTATGCGCAGCATGGAAAAGGATCGGAGGCCTTAGAAATCTACGAACTAATGAAAAGATCAGGAATCGAGCCCGATGATGTTACTTTTGTTGGCATTCTGTCTGCCTGTAGTCAATCTGGTTTGGTTGAGGAAGCATATTTTCATCTAAATTCAATGATCAAAGACCATGGATTGGAGCCTGGTAATAAACATTACACTTGTATGGTAGATCTTCTGGGTCGTGCAGGAAGATTAGCAGAGGCAGAGAGGTTTATCGTGAATATGCCTATAGAACCCGATTCTTTGGTGTGGGAAATTCTACTTGCTGCTTGCAGAGTTCACGGTAATCATGATCTTAGTAAGCTAGCTGCTGGGAAGATCATGGAATTGCAACAATCTGATGCTGGAGCTTACATTTCTATTGCAAATATCTTAGCTGATGTAGGTCGCTGGGAACAGGTTTTGAAAATCAGAGGTTCAATGAAAGAAACTGGAATGAAGAAGGAACCTGGGTGGAGTTACGTATGA